In Asterias rubens chromosome 2, eAstRub1.3, whole genome shotgun sequence, the sequence TAAAAGAATTTGAAGGTTGTTGTTCGCCAGGTAGCCATTTGACTAGACTGGGCTCCTATTTTTTATCCGCAAAGATAAAGAAAGGTCCCTGCTATAAAGAACCAGTGATTCctttggatacaatgatatcatttgaTAAACGTGCCGTGtcatgagctttccatagatgcctatcacgtccgccataaaatttgactgcgtatctctatgtgaaatgaatgaaggtcaaaggtgaatgtacacgctggtttggaggcaggtctctTGCGTTATTCACGTGCAGGGTCGttgcctcgaagtgtgacgtcagatgttcaggctaccatTTGACTTGTTTCTAGAGGAGcctcataaatatttcaaaggcTTCACAGCCCAGTTATAGGTCTAGTCCTCAATAGTTGCAGGGAAAAACATAGCTACTGTGATAATATTTTAACAGCAACAGTTACATCTACCTCTTTCCGTTTGACGATTCTTTGTAGCCCAGCCCTCGCGGCCATTTCTTTCACAACAGCCTTGGTCAGGTCACCTATTGGAAACAGGGTTCTCTGCAATGCATGCTGGGATATCTGGGAGAGGAAGAacgtctggtctttgacagaaTCCGCTGCCTGCAATAACTTGACAGCtagatgaaaaaaaagaaaaaaagttatgattactttaaaggcagtggacactattggttattactcaaaataatcattagcataaaaccttacttggtaacgagtaatgggcagaggttgatagtataaaaatttgtgagaaacggctccctctgaagtaacaaagtttttgagaaagaggtaattttccacgaatttgatttcaagacctcagaattagattttgaggtctcgaaaccaagcatctgaaagtacacaactttgtgtgacaagggtgttttttctttcattattatctcgcaacttcgacgaccaattgagctcaaattttcacaggtttattgttatttgagatacaccaagcgagaaacCTGATCTTTAACAATTATCAAAgctatccagtgtctttaatatattttgttttcttctgatgGGCACTAAGCGCCTTCTGGTGTCCACTGGATGTGTTACAAGAAAACCATTATACTGACCATTGTCTGCTATTCTCAACTCGTTACAAACATTCCTCAACACTTAATCCAGAGTCCTGTACCAGGGtttggagccgtttctcaaaatgttttacactatcaacagctctcctttgctcattactgagtaagtttttatgctaacaattaatttgagtaaataccaatagtgtccagtacctgtAAGGGAGAAAACTGTGATGTGTTTAAAAGAGGATTTATGTGGTAGAAAACTTTCTCTTTGTCAAAATCATTGTCATCTGAGTTATTCAGAGTTACTGTGAGAATGTACATTGCCCCTCTAACCaactgaagcccggttcatacttcatgcaataCAAGTTTGGCATCACAAATTATCACTGAATAATTTGtaacagttgaactgtgctcaactcctACAAAATTTTGCAGCAAAAAGCCCCCGaggtgtcaaaatttgctttgcatttgcattcgcaggaagtatgaaccaggcttttctGTGAGATTTATGTACATTGCCTCTCTAAGTTAGAGTCTAACCaactgaagcccggttcatacttcatgcaaatgaatgcgatacaaatttggCATCACAATTATCAGTGAATAATTTGCAACGGTTAAACTttgttcaactcctgcaaaaacatttgctgcgagggTAGCCCTGTGACGCCTAAATTCGCTTTGCAATTTCaatcacaggaagtatgaactggctTTAACTGTGAGATTTATATACATTGCCCCAGTAACCGCTGTGTcaagatgtagaacaaagacctactccagtagctttttcccaTGTACTGCATCTGTTTGGATCTCCTTGCCTGGTgtatgtttcccttcatcctatgatctgccatcttttaagaggaatgtcaattcctaccttcagctccactaagtctcctgccgtcgatttcacaaagagttaggactcgtcttatctcgagttaggacgagtaactcttccaaacttaggattaatcttaaggtctgcatgctacagtgcagggttgggactcgtcctaagtcctaagattagtcttaagttaggaagatcgagttttgtgaaatcgacggctgcattTCTTAGTTTTCTTCTTTGTAGCTCTCTACCTAGAagggcttttagccttgtttggggcgaacttgcattacaaaaaataataaaaaacacttaCAATGTTGCTTTGAGTGCCAGCCATCCTCCAGGATTTGCTCCCCAGCATCAGTCCTTGCATAGTGCCCAGTAGCCAAGGCATCTGCACCCAGTGTCTCCCTGCTATATTGCAAcaagcgatcaaacttgatgaACTTGTTACATAAGATGTCTGGGTTAGGTGTGACACCTCCCTGGTACTGCCTCAACATCTCactgaaataaacaacaacaatatcttTAATAGATGGAAAACTTGCATCAggtataaaaaataattattatcgttTTAACCATAGgcctatacaccgatgtgtgttagcactgtactagCATGAGCCCTGTGAACAAAAAttgcaggcatattactcgggtgggattcgaacccacagtaatatgcctgtgataccATTGATATTAAAcaggtgtttgatcagcagagtgtgggttctgctctaccggccaggctttggaTTGACGATAcacaagcctacatccgtatggactgtaaaagggggtaaccctgtttcagcccttggagtaggtggcaacggcctctggaaaacagtaattgtagcccacaccttgaaggggccttcaggccttgtgtgtctggcgacttgcaattaaaaacaaaacaatttatttttttaataaataaaaaggttcACCTGAAAACATCATGCCAGTATTCTTTGACAAAGTTGACATGATGAAACGGGATGTTGAGTTTGTCACAAACGAACTGCACGTCCTCCTCATCTTTGTCTGCAGTACAGACTCCGGTTTCATCTAAAGCGTCCCAGTTGCGCATAAAAAGTCCCGTCACCCTAAAACCTTGGGTCAAATTTGAGACCAACAAGTTATTGGTTAGCttttactttaaagacagtggacactatcggtaattgtcaaagactagtcttcacagtttgtgtatctcaacataagcataaaataacaaacctgtgaaaatttgagctcaattggtcgtcgaagttgcgaaatattaatgaaagaaaaaaagacccttgtcgcacgaagttgtgtgctttcagatgcttgatttcgagacctcaaattctaaatctgaggtctcgaaatctagatcgtggaaaattacttctttcttgaaaactaagtcacttcagagggagctgtttctcgcaatgttttatactatcaacctctccccattactcataatcaagtaaggtttcatgataataattattttgagtaattaccaatagtgtccactgcctttaaacacatgcaatataaaaagttgcattcccttcaggtgatcccctagctgccgcttcccaggttacAGGGCAGTTAATGGTTCTGCATTACTAAATTTGTCATTGTTCAACCTAAAACatccaaataatataaaatataaaaatttaagaatgaatatttttaacaaaaaagacGCATCTAGCTTCAGACTTGTTATTTACCTCGACTCTTTAAAAGAAGTGCTGCCACACTGCTGTCCACACCACCAGACATGGCACAAACAATGTGCTTCATTCGACCGGTCATTGCACTTTCACCTTAAGAATTAAAAACGAGGTCAGTAGGATTTTAATTTCTACATGGTTGAGTAGTTgtaataacgtaaccctcctctcgcCGTTTACTTTGGCCAACTCTGAAAGCATTCTCAGagttggccacacaagtggggctatttATACACTAGTAGCGAGATATAAAAAGTCTAGTTAAGTCATCGTGGTCAAgcggttagactgcaggacttgcattgCAATCACAAgggtgtaggtttgaatcccctagctaaccgctgatttcacaattgACTAGAAGAggtattgttgtctagttataCTGTATCAAAATTTCTTGATTCTTGaagttcataatcatagacgttaaaccaatgtttgtacaaGGTTTATCGCAATTACCTCCCGACTATTTTTGCTGAATTGCCGAAAGGCACTGTGGGATGGAAAAGGGGGCTTACCTGTACAGCCCCTTTTTCCATCCCACAGTGCCTTTCGGCAATTCAGCAAAATCAGTCAGGCTGTAattgcgataaaccttataagactgagagagattggctgttgccagcttggtgtgtATAACCCCCTGTGGGTTTTGCTGATTATCCTTGTTGGGAGATCATctcaacaacaataaaacaactcaTCATTATACTacctttcttcctccatgctagTACTATACTAAGTCTCGTGTCTTGTTGCTATACACAACAAATTACTCTCAATTTCATGAAGTGAATGGTATTATTGTATTAGCGAAAACTTTACTTCAAAACTAGGTCAACAAGTGAAGGGTCACCGCACTCTGCAATGTTTACATTCTCATCTGAGAGTGACAGTGACATTGCCGAGCACAGCAGGGAAGGAATGACTGCGTTCTCTCCCCGCTTTCACATTCACAAATTACATTTAGTTTACAGCACACTTGCAGCGATCATATACATTCACTTATGGAGGTTTTCCTTCTCCCTTATTCAAAACACTGGTGTAATTGTCATCAAACTCGCATCATGGATCACATGCGCTGAAATGTCAGGTCGGTAATAAAAACTCAAGAGTGTTGTTGTCACATCATCACGTGCGAAGAGCAGATTACGCAATAACAATGAAGGGCGACCTCTCTTGACAATGTTAAAATCAGTCTTGTCCCCGACTCGTCACATATTATCTATAATGGGAACGGAAGTGGGCAGTACCACCGTATGTCGTGTGTGCTTTGCATGTAAACACCACACTTTCAGCTCCACCATACATTTCACAGATTATTCGACAGACAACTACTTATCTTTCCAACTATCAGATAAAAAATGTAGTGATTGTTTGTGTTAAGTCGGAGACTTAAAACTTTTCCATTAAGAGCACGACGGGCAAGATTTAGGGTGATTTTGTTGAGAGTGTTTTTGGTGCTGAACCAGGCATGGGTGAGAACCAAGGGGTGGTGAGTGATGGTGAACTTCGTCAGTTATTGTACATCTTTTGCAAAGAGGGCTACAAAGCCAGAGAAACGACAAGCAAGGTAAAGATTAAAGATCTAATCCCAATAAAGCTCTTGTATGTTGTTATTCCTTCTATTAACTTAACTAAGAGACTTGGTAGGACTCTCTAGGAGTAGTTAAGATTATTGGGCATTctttaaaattcaattcaattcaatattattatttttattattatactattAGTATACTAAATTCCAAAATAACTCAACTCTTCAGTAACTGgctaaaaaacattgattctGAAGTTCAATCTGCAAATATTAGATTACAGTAAAAAATTATGATTCATTTAATAAGGTGTTGAATTTACAAAGTaaacaaagaaatgttttatttttttaacaatattgttttgaaaTACAAAATGGGTGTtactgtttgtgttttgtgacaggttactaaacaaaataaacaagtttgcCTGGTGTTGGTGTGTGAGTGCTCAGGGAATGCAGTCAAGAAATTGTCTTTGCACATGTTCAATACTGTTAGTGTTAGAATGGTTGCTGTAAAGTAcgtcctggggccaatttcatagagctgcttaagcaaaaaaa encodes:
- the LOC117306905 gene encoding mitochondrial tRNA-specific 2-thiouridylase 1-like; translation: MTGRMKHIVCAMSGGVDSSVAALLLKSRGFRVTGLFMRNWDALDETGVCTADKDEEDVQFVCDKLNIPFHHVNFVKEYWHDVFSEMLRQYQGGVTPNPDILCNKFIKFDRLLQYSRETLGADALATGHYARTDAGEQILEDGWHSKQHSVKLLQAADSVKDQTFFLSQISQHALQRTLFPIGDLTKAVVKEMAARAGLQRIVKRKESMGICFIGTRKFNNFIQEYVEPRSGNFVSLEDNRVVGKHKGQFLYTVGQKAKISGMKEKWYIVDKNPLSNEVIVAPNTNHPALFCEAMFTSPVHWIHEAPRQLLQDQMLDCDFRFQNTDPLVRCTLTLSSMGSVIVSLSRPLRAITPGQYAVFYLGEECLGGAIILKPGPSLHVLNRKNYKTEELRIPTAQQES